The Xylanivirga thermophila nucleotide sequence CAAGCCTTAACGCAAAAGTGTGCATCAGCAAAGAAACCGCAGGTGGAAAACGAGAAATTTGCCATGAGAAGTTACCTAAACCGGATTGGTTTCATTGGAGATGAATTTGCAAACTGCAGAGAGCATTTGACAGCAGCACTTTCGGGTTCAGCTGCATGGCGGTTTCGGGCGGCCTGAGCTGCCCCTAACCCACAAAGCTAAGAAGGAGGATTACAATGAAGAATAAATTATATCTTGCCTATGGCTCCAACCTTAACCTAAAACAAATGGCCAACAGATGCCCCACAGCGAAGGTGGTAGGAGCAAGCCAAATCAATGACCACCGTCTATTATTTAGAGGGGTACACGCGGGTGCTGTGGCGACAATCGAGCCTTTTGAGGGTGGCAACGTACCAGTTTTAGTGTGGGAGATTACACCGATCGATGAAGCGGCACTTGACCGTTACGAGGGATGGCCGTTCCTTTATCGAAAGGAAACAATAAAAGTGAAGTTGGGAAGCAAAACCGTCAAGGCGATGGTCTACATCATGAATGATGGTAGACCGCTTGGACAGCCGAGTTGTTATTATTACAGTACAATTTTAGAAGGCTATAAGAGTGCGGGCTTCGATGTGGAAATCCTGCGCAAAGCGACAACCGATTCAGTAGAATCGGAGGAGGTAGCCAATGAATGAGATAATTAAGCAACAAATCCTTTCCATCCGAGAAAGTGGAGTCACAAATATGTTTGATGTGGACCGAGTACAGTATGAGGCAAATGAACGAGGGTTTTATGAATTGGTAGTCTATTTAATAGACCATAAAGCGGAATATGCTCATTTCATACTGACGGGGGAAGTGGATGAAAATAAGTAAATAAAACTAAAACAGGATAAGGAGAAGAGCTTCATCTATAGGATTGAGGCTCTTTTCTTTTGTCCTTTTTCATAAAGGGGCGGTGTTTATGCGGAAACTGAAGAAATATAAGCCGACCGCCTTTATAGCTGATGGGTCATATTACGATAAGGATGCTGCTGATTACGCTGTAGCTTTTATCGAAGCACTCTCCCATACGAAAGGTTTATGGGCAGGTAAGCCTTTTGAACTTATCGATTGGCAGGAGCAAATAATCCGTGATTTATTCGGAATTTTAAAGCCAGATGGATATCGGCAGTTTAACACTGCTTATGTAGAGATACCTAAAAAGATGGGAAAAAGCGAGCTTGCCGCAGCAATCGCACTTCTCCTTACATGTGGAGATGGTGAAGAACGGGCGGAGGTGTATGGTTGTGCCGCCGACCGCCAGCAGGCATCAATTGTATTTGAAGTAGCAGCCGATATGGTGCGGATGTGTCCAGCGCTGAATAAACGAGTGAAGTTGCTGGCTTCAACTAAACGACTGGTGTACCTGCCGACCAACAGCTTTTATCAGGTATTGTCGGCTGAAGCCTACTCAAAACACGGCTTCAATATACATGGTGTTGTTTTTGATGAACTTCATACTCAGCCAAATAGGAAACTATTTGATGTTATGACAAAAGGGTCTGGTGATGCGAGGACCCAACCACTATATTTTCTTATCACCACTGCAGGGACGGATACTCAGAGTATTTGCTATGAAACACACCAAAAAGCGGTTGATATTATTGAGGGCAGAAAATACGATCCTACTTTTTATCCCGTAATCTACGGTGCCAAAGAAGAGGATGATTGGACTGATCCTAAAGTATGGAAGAAAGCAAATCCAAGCTTAGGAATTACAGTAAGTATCGATAAAGTTAGAGCAGCTTGTGAAAGCGCAAAGCAGAACCCTGCTGAGGAAAATAGCTTTCGACAACTGCGCCTGAACCAGTGGGTTAAGCAATCTGTCCGTTGGATGCCAATGGCAAAATGGGATGCCTGTGCATTTCCAGTTATTCCAGAAAGTCTTGAAGGGCGGGTATGTTATGGAGGGCTTGACCTATCTTCTACAACAGACATTACAGCCTTTGTGTTGGTGTTCCCACCGGAGGATGAAACAGATAAGTACATTGTTCTTCCGTATTTTTGGATGCCAGAGGACAACATTGACCTCCGAGTCCGAAGGGACCATGTCCAATACGATCTTTGGGAGAAGCAAGGTTATATTCTAACCACAGAAGGAAATGTAGTGCATTACGGCTACATTGAGCGGTTTATTGAGGAACTTGGAGAAAAGTATAACATTCGAGAAATTGCTTTTGACCGTTGGGGAGCTGTTCAAATGGTTCAGAACCTTGAAGGATTAGGCTTTACTGTCGTTCCTTTCGGTCAAGGCTTTAAAGATATGTCACCACCAACCAAAGAACTGATGAAATTGACATTAGAAGAAAGAATAGCACACGGTGGGCATCCAGTGCTTCGTTGGATGATGGACAACATCTTTATAAAAACTGATCCGGCAGGTAACGTGAAGCCGGACAAGGAAAAAAGCACAGAAAAAATAGATGGCGCGGTGGCGACCATTATGGCACTCGACCGTGCCATCCGTTGTGGCTCAGGTAATAGTGGAGATTCGGTGTATGACGAGAGAGGTTTGATTATCTTTTAATTTCTGTGCTTTATTATACCCGGCACAAAATAAAATTATTTTCTAGATATACTTGACTATCACCTTGGGTGTTGGCTTATGATTTAAACGAGGTGATAAACATGTTAATTAATGAAGTTAGTAAACTTACAGGGTTAACAAAAAAAGCAATTGAATATTATATAGAACGGGGCTTAGTATCGCCCTCCACTTTAAATAACGGGTATAGGGATTTCAGCCAAGAAGATGTTGAGCAACTGAAGAAGATTGCTATTCTTAGAAAACTAGGGATAAGTACGGATGACATAAATATAGTATTGTCAGATGAATCAAGAAACACCTTGCAAACTTTATCTGTACAAAAAGAGCTGGATATTCAAAGAGAAAGTGCAAAAAAATCAATTCTTGATAAATTAAGCAGTGGTAAAAGTTATTCTGAAATCAGTGCAGAATTGGAGCTGATTGAAAACAGTAAAACAATTATAGAAAAACTTTTAGAGGCCTTTCCAGGGTATTATGGTAGATTTATTTGTCTACACTTTGCGCGGTTTTTGAACGAACCTATCAAAACAGTGAGCCAACAAGTAGCTTATGACAAAGTAATTTCTTTTTTGGATAATTCACCATCATTTAATTTACCAGACGATTTACAGGAGTATTTAATTGAAAATACTAAGGATATTGGTACATTACAAATTAAAGAAATGATTGACGAAACTAAGAAATCTATTGAGAACCCAGATGATTTTCTTTCAAATAACAAAGAAATACTGGAGCAATATTTGGCATATAAAAAGTCGGAGGAATATTTAGAATCACCTGCGAACAAAATTATGGTGTATATGAAAGAGTTTAATAGTACAAGTGGATATAATGAAGTGTTTATTCCGGCATTAAAAGAGTTAAGCCCTTCCTATGCCGAATATTATAAACAGCTGGAAATAGCAAATAAAAAATTGATAGCTCAATATCCAGAAATTGAAAAATTAAATAAATGAAGGAGTCAAATATAAACATAGTTACATCTATTTAAGCATCTCTGACGAGGTGCTTTTTGTCATGCACTTTTTTAAGGAGAGTGATGCATATGAGATTATTTTCGAATATTTTTAAAGCTCGCGACAAACCGCAAAACCGTGTGGGTAGCGCATTTTCCTTCCTATTCGGCGGTACATCATCTGGCAAAACAGTAAATGAGCGTACTGCAATGCAAGCAACAGCGGTGTATGCCTGCGTAAGAATACTAGCTGAAGCTATTGCTGGACTGCCACTACATGTATATAGATATCGTTCTGATGGAGGTAAAGAAAAGATTCCTTTCCACCCTTTGTATTACCTTCTTCATGATGAACCAAATCCAGAGATGACTTCATTTGTGTTTCGAGAAACACTGATGAGTCATCTTTTACTTTGGGGTAATGCTTATGCACAGATAGTTCGAAATGGTCGTGGCCAGGCAATTGCGCTTTATCCCCTACTTCCTAACAAGATGGAAGTAAGTCGAGCATCAAATGGTGAGCTGGTTTATACCTACTACCGGGATACAGACGAAAGTGGCCTGAATCCAAAGGGTGGCTATGTCACACTTCGCAAAGATGATGTACTTCACATACCAGGCTTAGGCTTTGATGGACTCATTGGCTATAGCCCTATTGCTATGGCGAAAAATGCAATCGGTATGTCACTTGCTACCGAAGAATACGGTGCGGCATTCTTTGCTAATGGAGCCAATCCCGGCGGTGTGCTGGAGCACCCGGGAGTAATTAAAGACATACAGAGAGTCAAGGACAGCTGGAATAGTGCTTACCAAGGCACAGCTAAGGCACATAAAATCGCTGTATTGGAAGAGGGCATGAAGTTTCAAGCCATCGGTATACCTCCAGAACAGGCTCAGTTTTTAGAAACACGGAAATTTCAAATCAATGAGATTGCAAGGATTTTCCGTGTGCCTCCCCATATGGTGGGAGATCTTGAGAAATCTAGCTTCTCCAATATCGAGCAGCAGTCTTTGGAGTTTGTAAAATACACTCTCGATCCGTGGGTGGTGAGATGGGAGCAAAGTCTCCAGCAATCGCTTATTTTGCCTTCTGAGAAAACATCAGTATTCATCAAGTTCAACTTAGATGGTCTGCTTCGCGGCGATTATCAAAGCCGAATGAATGGCTATGCTATTGGGCGACAAAATGGCTGGATGTCAGCTAATGATATCCGTGAATTGGAGGACATGAACCGTATCCCAGCTGAGGAAGGTGGCGATTTATATCTGGTTAACGGAAATATGACGAAATTGGCTGACGCAGGAGCGTTTGCCAAAACCGAAGGAGGTCAGTAAATGAAGAAGTTCTGGAATTGGGTGCGAGATTCTGATGAAGGGCGCACTCTCTATTTAAATGGAGTGATATCCGAAGAAACGTGGTGGGGTGATGAGGTCACACCTAAGATGTTCAAAGATGAACTGCTGGCTGGCACTGGTGATATTACAGTGTGGATTAACTCTCCTGGCGGGGATGTGTTTGCAGCAGCTCAGATTTACAACATGCTTATGGACTATACAGGAAAGGTCACTGTAAAAATTGACGGGCTTGCGGCAAGTGCAGCTTCTGTTATTGCAATGGCGGGTGGAGATGTATATATGTCGCCGGTATCCATGATTATGATTCATAACCCTTCGACCATTGCCATCGGTGATAGCGAGGAAATGCTGCGAGCTAAAGCTCTATTAGATGAGGTTAAGGAAAGTATTATTAATGCCTATGAGTTAAAGACCGGTCTTTCCCGAACAAAGCTTTCTCATCTGATGGATGCAGAGTCATGGATGAATGCAAATAAAGCCATCGAACTGGGTTTTACAGATAAGATCATGTTTATGGAAAATGAAACACCGGATTTGGCAGATAGCCTTATCTTTAGCAGGATGGCGGTTACTAACTCACTTATTAGCAAACTACCCAAAAAACAAAAACAAAAGACAGGTACACCTATAGAGTCGCTGGATAAGCGGCTTTCTTTAATTTCTCACTAATTTAAAGGAGGAAAATAACAATGAGTAAAATTCTTGAATTGCGCGAGAAACGCGCTAAGGTTTGGGATGCGGCGAAGGCATTCCTTGATTCAAAACGTGGCGGTGATGGATTGTTATCCGCAGAGGACACACAAACCTATGAAAAGATGGAAGCTGAAGTTGTTGCACTTGGTAAGGAAATAGAACGTTTGGAACGTCAGGCGGTTATTGACTTAGAACTTTCCAAAGCCACTAGTAGCCCTATTACAAACACACCGTCCAAACATGCTGAAGATAAGACAGGACGTGCGTCTGCAGAGTACAAGAAAGCATTCTGGAATGCTATGCGTACTCGTGCAGGGGAAGGCCTTGATGTAAACGTAAGAAATGCCCTTCAAATCGGTACAGACTCCGAAGGTGGTTATCTTGTGCCTGACGAG carries:
- a CDS encoding gamma-glutamylcyclotransferase family protein, whose translation is MKNKLYLAYGSNLNLKQMANRCPTAKVVGASQINDHRLLFRGVHAGAVATIEPFEGGNVPVLVWEITPIDEAALDRYEGWPFLYRKETIKVKLGSKTVKAMVYIMNDGRPLGQPSCYYYSTILEGYKSAGFDVEILRKATTDSVESEEVANE
- a CDS encoding DUF5049 domain-containing protein, whose product is MNEIIKQQILSIRESGVTNMFDVDRVQYEANERGFYELVVYLIDHKAEYAHFILTGEVDENK
- a CDS encoding terminase large subunit, with the translated sequence MRKLKKYKPTAFIADGSYYDKDAADYAVAFIEALSHTKGLWAGKPFELIDWQEQIIRDLFGILKPDGYRQFNTAYVEIPKKMGKSELAAAIALLLTCGDGEERAEVYGCAADRQQASIVFEVAADMVRMCPALNKRVKLLASTKRLVYLPTNSFYQVLSAEAYSKHGFNIHGVVFDELHTQPNRKLFDVMTKGSGDARTQPLYFLITTAGTDTQSICYETHQKAVDIIEGRKYDPTFYPVIYGAKEEDDWTDPKVWKKANPSLGITVSIDKVRAACESAKQNPAEENSFRQLRLNQWVKQSVRWMPMAKWDACAFPVIPESLEGRVCYGGLDLSSTTDITAFVLVFPPEDETDKYIVLPYFWMPEDNIDLRVRRDHVQYDLWEKQGYILTTEGNVVHYGYIERFIEELGEKYNIREIAFDRWGAVQMVQNLEGLGFTVVPFGQGFKDMSPPTKELMKLTLEERIAHGGHPVLRWMMDNIFIKTDPAGNVKPDKEKSTEKIDGAVATIMALDRAIRCGSGNSGDSVYDERGLIIF
- a CDS encoding MerR family transcriptional regulator, which produces MLINEVSKLTGLTKKAIEYYIERGLVSPSTLNNGYRDFSQEDVEQLKKIAILRKLGISTDDINIVLSDESRNTLQTLSVQKELDIQRESAKKSILDKLSSGKSYSEISAELELIENSKTIIEKLLEAFPGYYGRFICLHFARFLNEPIKTVSQQVAYDKVISFLDNSPSFNLPDDLQEYLIENTKDIGTLQIKEMIDETKKSIENPDDFLSNNKEILEQYLAYKKSEEYLESPANKIMVYMKEFNSTSGYNEVFIPALKELSPSYAEYYKQLEIANKKLIAQYPEIEKLNK
- a CDS encoding phage portal protein — protein: MRLFSNIFKARDKPQNRVGSAFSFLFGGTSSGKTVNERTAMQATAVYACVRILAEAIAGLPLHVYRYRSDGGKEKIPFHPLYYLLHDEPNPEMTSFVFRETLMSHLLLWGNAYAQIVRNGRGQAIALYPLLPNKMEVSRASNGELVYTYYRDTDESGLNPKGGYVTLRKDDVLHIPGLGFDGLIGYSPIAMAKNAIGMSLATEEYGAAFFANGANPGGVLEHPGVIKDIQRVKDSWNSAYQGTAKAHKIAVLEEGMKFQAIGIPPEQAQFLETRKFQINEIARIFRVPPHMVGDLEKSSFSNIEQQSLEFVKYTLDPWVVRWEQSLQQSLILPSEKTSVFIKFNLDGLLRGDYQSRMNGYAIGRQNGWMSANDIRELEDMNRIPAEEGGDLYLVNGNMTKLADAGAFAKTEGGQ
- a CDS encoding head maturation protease, ClpP-related gives rise to the protein MKKFWNWVRDSDEGRTLYLNGVISEETWWGDEVTPKMFKDELLAGTGDITVWINSPGGDVFAAAQIYNMLMDYTGKVTVKIDGLAASAASVIAMAGGDVYMSPVSMIMIHNPSTIAIGDSEEMLRAKALLDEVKESIINAYELKTGLSRTKLSHLMDAESWMNANKAIELGFTDKIMFMENETPDLADSLIFSRMAVTNSLISKLPKKQKQKTGTPIESLDKRLSLISH